The Streptomyces pratensis genomic interval CGCGGTGGCGCAGCTCGGCGGGGCACAGGCAGGGGACAAGACGATGCTCGACGCGCTGCTTCCGGCGGTCGAGGTACTGGGCGGATCGTTCGCCCAGGCCCGGGACGCGGCTCTGGTCGGTGCTCTGGAGACCGTGCCGCTGCGGGCGCGCAAGGGCAGGGCAAGTTATCTCGGCGAGCGCAGCATCGGGCACCAGGATCCCGGGGCCGCCTCGGCGGCGCTGCTGGTCGGGGCACTCGCCGAGGCCGCGGAGCAGACCGGCGGAGGCGACACATGAGCGAGGAGAGCCAGGTCGGGATCGTGCTGGTCTCGCACAGCGGGCCGGTGGCGGAGTCCGTCGCCGAGCTGGCCAGGGGACTGGCCGCAGGTGGCGCGACGGCCCCTATAGCGGCGGCCGGGGGTACCTCGGCCGGCGGGCTGGGGACCAGTTCGGAGCTGATCGCGGAGGCGGCCAGGACGGTCGACGGCGGCGTCGGGGTGGCGCTGCTGGTGGACCTCGGGAGCGCGGTGCTGACGGTGAAGTCCATGCTGGCGGAGGGTGGTGAACTGCCCGACGGGGCGCGGCTGGTCGACGCTCCGTTCGTGGAGGGCGCGGTCGCCGCCCTGGTGACCGCGTCGGCGGGCGGCGATCTGGACACCGTGGAGGCTGCTGCCACCGACGCGTACGGCTACCGGAAGGCCTGAGCGGGCGCGCGAAGACACCGCACGGCTCCCGGGCGTGTTCCGGGAGCCGTGCGTCGGCGCGTTCGGGAACGGTGCGTCAGGCGGCGGGCGCCACCGCCCCGGCCGCGATCCGGATCCGTACGTCGCGGGTCACGCCGTTGACGGTCACCGCGAGCGTGACGGTGCCGGGACGCAGCGCGGTGAGCGTGCCCGTGGCGGGGTCCAGCGTCGCGGTGTGGCGTCGACGGGCGTCGTCCGCCTCCCCGATGTGGACGTTCGGCGAGCCGGTCCAGTCCACGCTGAGCGGGAAGGCCGCCGGCACGTTCCGTGTGCCCTGGGTGACGTGCGCGCCGGCCTTCGCGCGCTCCCCCGCGACGAGCGCGGAGGGCACGTCCAGGACCAGGTCGTCGACGTGGGCGCGGGTCTGCGCGGAGACCCAGTCGGGCCCGCCCAGCCACGGCGCCCGGCGAGCCGTGGCCTGTTCGGCGGGTGAGACGCGGTCGGCGCCGATCAGGGACCAGCCGGTGAAGCCCCCCTCGTCGGCAGGCCCGGCCGGCGCCTTGCCGGAGTTCCCGTTGATCAGATAGGGGACTCCGTCGACGTGCGAGGCGTGGAAGACGCCGACGTGGCTGCCGGTGAACGCGGCGCCCTTGCCCGTCGCGCGGCGGAAGCCGGCGAGCCACTGTTCGACGAGGGCGGCCTCCTTGCGGTCGCTGAGCTGACTGCCCTTCTGCACCGTCGGGTCACGCGGCGGCACGTGCTCGATCAGCATCACGGAGCCGACGGACCGGTCCTTCGCCGCCGCGTCGAGCTGGGCGCGCAGCTCCTTGATCTGGGCGAAGCCGCCGCCGCGCAGGCTGAGACCCGACGTGTCGAGCGTGATGACCCGGGTGCCCTTGTGGTCGAACGTCCTCCGGGCCGGACCGAATTGTGTGACGAAGTTGTCGATCTTCCCTCCCATCACCTCGTGGTTGCCCGGTACGTAGTACCAGGGCAGCGAGTCGCCCAGTTCCTCTTCGAGGACCTGACGGGCGAAGGCGAGGTCGGCGGGTGATCCCTCATCGACGAGGTCGCCGTTGACGACCACGAAGTCGGGCCGCGCGGCTCTGATCTCCTGAAGGGTGCGGCGGGCCTGCCGGACGATGGCGCTGTCCGGATCACGTGCGACGAACTGGGCGTCGGACATCACCGCGAACTGCCAGTCACGGCCCTCGGTCACCGCGGCCGTGTCGATCAGCGGGTCGGCGGAGTGGATCTGTTCGGGCAGCTCGACGGTGGGGGGAACCTGGGCGGTCAGGCCGTCGACGACGATCTCACCGGTGTACTGGCGGGCCGCCGCCGTCTCGGCGAGGTAGAAGCGGTGCACCGACAACGGCATCGCCGCGCCCGGCGGCACGGTGAAGGTGACCTGCCGCCAGCCGGTCCAGGTGATGTACGGCCCCCGCAGCAGCTGGTCGGAGCCTGCGGCGTCCTTGAGGTGCAGCGTCGGCCAGGCGCCGTTCCCGTCACCCTTGATCCAGAGGGTGAACGCCTGCGGCTGGCCGGGCACGACGACGGGCTGCGGCGGGGCGGCGTAGGCGGCGCGCGTCGCCGTCGACCGGGTGAAGTCGTAGGTGAGGCGGAGGCCGGTGCCGGTGTGCCCGTCCGGAGCCGACCCGAGCGAACCGTCCGCGCGGGCGTGGCTGAACTTCCAGGATCCGGCGTCATCGAAGTCCGCGACGGGCTGCTCGGTGAGGCCGACGCTCACGGCGAGGGTGGTGCTCACACCGGCGACGGTCGCCTTGATCTGTCCCGCTCCCGATCCGGTGAGGGACCTGACGGTGAAGGATCCCCGGCCGTCGGCGTCGATGTCGAACAGCGTGCGGTCGTAGTCGAGTTCGATGTCGTCCGGCTCGACGGGAGCACTCGTGCCGTGGGCGTCGAGTCCGACGACGCCGAAGCTGCCGGTCGCCTCCTCGTCGGCCAGACCGACGCGCGCGGTGGTGGGCCGGATCCGGTCCAGCCTGTCGAGGACGGTGAGCCGGGTCGAGCCGTGGGCGCCGGCCCGTTCCGCCCGGACTTCGGTCGTACCGCCGCGGCGCGCGGTGAACGTGCCCCGGGCGTCGACGCTGCCGATCGAGGGGCTGGCGGCACGCCAGCGCGGTGCGCCCGCGGCGGGGCCGTACGTCTCGTCGTACCCGGCGGCGGTGAGCTGCCGGGTCAGTCCGGGGAAGACCCGCTCGGGGTGACCGCCGCCGACCGGGTCGTCGCCGGGGGCGGCACCCGCCGGCGTACGGGTCTCGACCCAGAACCCTTCGAGCCGACCGCTGCCGTCGGGGGCGGTCAGGGCGAGACCGTTGGGCACGGTGCGCTCGCTGCCGTCGGACGGGCTGTTCTCGACCTGGAGCGCGTCGCTCCCCGGCTCACGGGCGACGAGCGTGGAGGAGCCCCCGCCGTCGAGGTTCAGAGCGCTGTACGAACCAGCCCCACGCATCATCACGCCCAGCTCGGTGAGGGTGACACCGCCGCTGTCCGTCTGGCGTCCGTCGACGGTGACGACCTGCATGGTCCGGCCGTCCTTCGAGAACCCGACAGCGGTACGGGGCGCGGCGGTGTTGTTGCCCGCGCCGTCGTGGTTCTGCGCCGCCCCGTCGACGACGAGCAGTTCCCGGCCGCCGACGGCGGTGCGCGGTACGGCCCCGCTGTCGGTGCGTGCCCGGTATTCGATGCCGACCGGGTCCCCGGGTTCCAGGGCGTTCAGCAGTCCGGCACCGGCTTCACGGCCGATGAGGACCACGGTGTCCTCGGGCACGGGTCCCGCTCCGGGGGTGTCCGACAGGGAGACGACCTTGCCGTCACGCACGGCCACCTCCGCGACGGGCCGTGCGTCGTCGACGGTGAGCGCCCGGTCGGCGCTGCCCCAGGCCGAGGTGTAGGCACCCACGCCCTGGGCCGGTACGTTGGCCGCGTTGTACGCGGACAGCTGGTGCGCGCCTGAGGGGAGGGACAACGTGCCCTCGAAGTACAGCTCCAGGACGCGGCCCGCGTTCTCCGGTCCGATACCCACCGCACGGTTCACACCCGGGGCCGGGGAGTGGACCGTCCGGCCGTCCTTGACCCCGGGCCCTTGGGGCGCCCCGGTCTGGTTGATGTCGAAGAAGTCCGCGTTGATCGCGGCGACGGTACGTCGTCCCTCCCCCGGGTCGTGCCCGGCGGCGAGTTCGGAGACCGTACGCCGGTCCGCGACCTTGCCCGAGGAGAGGTAGTCGGCGCGTACTCCGCTGCCGTCCAGGTCGACGGAGAGGGTGTCGACCCGCAGCCATTTGTCGGACTCGAGGCGGTCGTAGGAGCTCAGACGGACGCCGGGGGCGATGGGGCGGGAGGCGCGGGCGGTCTCGATGCCGTCGCCGTCCACGACGGATCTCGACTCGCCGGAGGGGCCGCTCGCGGCGGGCGGGGCGACGGGTCTGAGGACCTCGGCGGTGGTGTACGGGCGGGGGTCCGGTGTCTGGTCGGCGGCCGCGGGTGCGACGGCCCCGGCCGCCAGCGCCGCCGCTGTCGCGAGCAGCACGACCGGCCGCACGGCGTTGCGGAATGTGCCAAGGCCCACAAATCCTCCTGGTGCAGAGCGGATTGCACGCGGAATGCGTTGTCGGCGGACAGCATGACCGGGCTCGGTGGGACGCACCAGAGGACAACGGGGACATCAGGAGGAACAGCGCGCGGCGAAGGAGTGACCCCCGGCGGCCCCGGACCTGGTTGCCGCTGCCCCTGGACCGCCGGCTCTCGGAGCACCCGCGAGTGGCCTTCCGGGCTTCCGGCCCGCACACTTGACGACATGTCGACAGTCAAGCGCAGCGCGGGGCTCCTGCTCTTCCGGGTCGTCGCCGGTGAGGACGGCCGGCCGGACGCAGAAGTACTGATCGGCCATATGGGCGGACCGTTCTGGGCCGGCCGTGGGACGGCGGCCTGGTCGGTCCCCAAGGGCGAGTACGAACCCCCTGAGGAGCCTGCCGCCGCCGCGCGCCGGGAGTTCGAGGAGGAGCTCGGTCTGCCTCTCCCGGACGGCGCCTGGGTGCCGCTGGGTGAGACACGCCAGTCGGGCGGGAAGACCGTCACCGTATGGGCGGTGGAAGCCTGGCTGGACCCTGCCGGGGCGGTCCCGGGCACCTTCACCATGGAGTGGCCGAGGGGGTCCGGTGTGCTGAGGGAGTTCCCGGAGATGGACCGGTTCGCCTGGTGCACACCGGACGACGCCCTCGAACTACTGGTGGCGGGCCAGCGGGTCTTCGTCGAGCGGCTGCGTGCCTACGTACGGGAAGGGCGAGCCGCCTCGGACGCGTAGACGCCCGAGCGCGTCACCGGGCGCCCCGCCCGGAGTTCGAGGCTTTCGCCGGTGAAGCGGCCGCGGAAGCTCCGGTCGTGCGAGACGACCACCACCGCTCCCGCGTACCGGTCGAGCGCGGCCTCCAGTTCCTCGACCAGTCCGAGCGCGATGTGGTTCGTCGGCTCGTCCAGGATCAGCAGATCCGCGGGACGGGTCACCAGCCGGGCCAGGGCGAGCCTGCGCTGCTGTCCGACGGAGAGGGCCAACACCGGCACGGCCAGGTCCTCGGGGCGGAACAGGCCGAGGGCCAGGAGCTCGTCCTCGTACTCGTCGGGGAATCCCGGCCGCCCCGCGGCGAAAGTGGCCAGGAGTGTGCGGCGGGTGGGCCTGACGGGGAGCTCCTGCGGGAGGTAGCCGATCCGGCCCCGCCGCCGGACGGTGCCGGCGTCCGGCGCGAGGTCCCCGGCCAGAACGCGCAGGAGCGTGGTCTTCCCAGCGCCGTTGGGCCCGTTCACCAGAAGCCGCCGGCCCGGTTCGACGCGCAGGGACGGGACTTCCAGCCGCTCGCCGACGCGGACGGAGTCCAGCTCGGCCAGGGGGGCAGTGCCGCCGTCCCCTTCCGGCCGGGCCTCACCGGCACCGGAAAGGACGAGGTCGGCGGTGAAGCTCAGCGGGCGGGGCGGCGCGGGCACGGGTGAGCGGCGCAGCGCCTCCAGGCGGGTCCTGGCGGCCCTCACCTGGCCCGACAGCTTGGCCTCGTGCGATCGGCGGTGCTTGCCGAAGCCCTGACCGGGGTCCTTGCCGGTTCCCGCGAGGCGCTGACCGGCCGCGCTCACCTGCGCTTCGGTGCGGGCCAGCTCGGCCAGCCATTCCTGGTGGTCCTGTGCCCAACGGCGGCGGGCGGCGGCCTTGGCCGTGCGATAGCCGTCCCAGCCGTCGCCGTACCGGAGGACGCTTCGCAGGTCACGGTCGACTTCCAGGATCACGGTGGTGATCCGCTCCAGGAACGCCCGGTCATGGGTGACTGCCACCACCGTGCCACGGTGGGCGCGGAGGTGGTCCTCCAGCCAGGCGACGGCTGACGCGTCGAGGTGGTTGGTGGGCTCGTCGAGGAGCAGGAGCTCCGGGGCTGCGGCGAGTACGCAGGCCAGGGCCAACCGGGACTGCTCGCCGCCGGACAGGGTGCCCAGCACGCGGTCCCGGGAGAGATGGCCGATTCCGAGTCCGTGCAGTGCGGCGGCGGTCCTGGCATCCGCCGTGTATCCGCCGCGCTCCTCGTACGCCGTCAGCAGGTCCCCGTACGCGGCGAGCCGGTCGTCGGCCGGGTCCTCGTGGGACATCGCCTCCTCCGCCGTGCGGATCGCACGTTCCAGGGCGCGGAGTTCGGCGAGGGCCGCGTCGACGGCGTCCTGGACCGTGCTGCGGGGGTCGAGGGTGAGGGTCTGGGCCAGGTGACCGGTGCCGCCCGGGAAACCGACGGTGATGTCACCGCTGTCCGGGGCCTCCGCCCCGGCCATCAGCCGGAGCAGGGTGGACTTCCCGGAGCCGTTCTCACCGATGACGCCGGCCTTCTCCCCTGGCCGGACGGTGAAGGTCACCTGATCGAGGACGGACCGGTCGCCGTACGCCTTGGAGACGTCGTTCATCGCCAGTTGGGCGCGGGGGTGCTGAAGAGGCATGGGTTCTTTCCCTGAAGTGACATGTCCTGAGCGGTGCGCGCATCGACGTCCGACGCGGAAGCGCACTGCGGGACAGGGGTGTCGGACAACGGAAAGGACAGCGGCACACGGCGTGACCCGGTGGGTCACACGGCGACGGTGGGCGTCGCGCGGCGGCGTCCTGGCCGCGAATCAGAGAAAGAAGTAGTACGAACCCATGGGAGCAATTCTAACCATGCTGTGGAAGGCCCCGGCGGAGCGAGCGCCCGGCGGGACCGCGGGAGTCCGCACGCCGGGGTGGGCCCAGGGCTGCGGTCGGGACGTCGATCCGCACTCTGCCGCCGGAGCGGGCCATGAAGGTTTCCGGAGGGTCCCGTCGTGTGTCAGGAGCGGTGCGGACGGTGCTTCGCGGAGCCGCTCACGGCGGCGCTTCCGCACTTCGTGGCCGCGTGCTCGCCGTCCGTCGGCCTGCTCAGGACGAGCACGGCGACGTCGTCCCTGCGCACTCCGCCGGAGAACCTCTGGAGGTCGGCCTGGAGGGCGTCCAGGACCTGCTCCGGACCGCGCCCCACCCATTCGCCGAGCCGCTCGTCGAACGGGTAGAAGACACCCGTCGCGTCGCGCGCCTCGGTCACCCCGTCGGTGAAGACCATCAGGGCGGCGCCCGGCGGAAAACCGAGCCACTCCGCGGCGCGCGCCTCACTGCTGAGGTCCGCCATGCCCAGCGGTACGGAGGTCCGGTGCAGGGTGACGACCGCCGCCGTCCCGTCGTGCAGCAGCCTCGGCGGCAGATGGCCGCAGTTGACCGCCTGTACCCGGTCGCCGCCGTCGAACCCCAGCAGCAGGGCGGTGACGAAACGTTCGGTCTCACCCGTCTCGGCGGAGAAGACGTTGTGCCGTACGACCGCGTCCTCGACGGCTTCGGCCACCGCGGTGAGGTCCGGCTCCCGCACGGCCGCTTCCCTGAACGCGCCGAGTGCGGCGAATCCGGCCCCGATCGCGGGCAGCCCCTTCCCCTGGACATCACCGATGATCACCCTGGTTCCATGGGGTGACTGCACGACTTCGTAGATGTCTCCCCCGACGAAGCGGTCCTCCTCCATCGGCTCGTAGAGGCCGTGGGCGCAGACCTGCCTCGTGGTGATGGGAAGCGGGCGCAGGATCTGCCGCTGGAGTGCGACGACGGCCGAGCGGAGCCTTGCCACCTCGACGGCGTGCCGGATGCGTGCGGCACACGCGACGACACCCAGAGCACTGGCGAGGGCGGTGAAGCCGATGAGGGAGACCACGTCCCAGAAGGGGCCGGCCGAGGCGATCCGGGACCCGACGACGACCAGCGTGACCCATACCGCCACGGCGGCGGTCTGGCGGACCGTGCAGAAGACCGAGGCCAGCGCGGGCAGCACGACGGTCAGCGGGACCAGGGGGAGGTCGTTGCCGGCGAGGGCGTCGAGCACGACGACCACGACGGTCAGGAGAACGACCCACAGCGCGAGCGCCCAGTTCCCGACCCTGGCCTCGCCTGCCGCCGTCTCTTCCGGATCCGCGCCCGGGAGCGGCGGTCTGCGCGCCGCCGACGGGCGCCGGAGCCCCATGACCACGGCACGCCTCCCGCCTGTTCGTCCCTAACGCCCCACGTGTTCCAAGCTACCCGTCCCCTGGTCCGGGGTCCTGGCGTCGGCGGGCGGCACCGCTTCCGCCGGAGTGATCGCGGAGAGGAAGGACGTCCTTCGGCGCAGGGCGAAGCCGAGGGATTCGTAGAGCCGGATGGCGGAGGTGTTCGATGCGGCGGCGTGCAGGAAGGGTGTCTCGCCCCGTTCCCTGATGCCGTGGGCGACCGCGCCGACGAGGCGCGACGCGAGCCCTTGGCCCCGTGCGGAATCGTCGGTGCAGACACCGCTGATCTCGGTCCAGCCCGGCGGGTGCAGGCGCTCCCCCGCCATCGCGACCAGGACTCCGTCGCGGCGGATGCCGAGATAGGTGCCGAGCTCCACGGTGCGCGGAAGGAACGGGCCGGGGCGGGTGCGCTCGACCAGGTCCAGCATCTCCGGCACGTCGGCGGGGCCCAGGAGCACGGCTTCGGGATCGGGGGCGGCGTCCACGGAGTGGTCCACCAGTTGCACGCCCTCGGCCTGGAAGACGATCTCCCAGTCGGCCGGCGGAGGCTCACGGAAGGCGGTGAGGGTGACGGACGCACCGGGGCCGGCGAGCGCGGCGACATCGGCCCAGTCCTGGGCGTCGGGTGCGTCCGGCAGGGCGAGCCAGGGGGTGACGTCGGGGTGGTAGCGCAGGATGCGCCCGCGCCGCTGGGCGAAAAGGGCGTGCGGACCGGTCAGCGACGCGCGGGCGGGGTTGTCCAGCGGATGGGCCCCCGCGGTCGCCGTCCGAGGGCCCGGCGCCCGCGAAGAGGACGGGTCCGCGGCCCGTGACGCGGGCTGACGCGTGGGCGGGGAGACGGGCAGGGGCGTGACCTCGGGCATGGACGCTCTCACTCCGGTTGATATCGGCGGCCGACGACAGGGGTAAAGAGTGATCCGCCCCTCGACTATTCCCGGGCCGTCGGCCTGTTCACAAAGGTGCAATCAATACGCTCGCCGGGACACAGCACCCTCGTCGCCCGCCCGGCGTCCCGGCGGACGCCCTACGGCTCGCATCGCGCCCGCCGCCCGGCGGACCCCCTACGGCCTGCTTCCGTGCCCTGCGCCCGGCCCGCATCGCGCGCGCCGCCCTGGCGGACCTCCTTACGGGCCGCGCCCGCCCTCGTCCGCCCGCACCGGCACATCCGTGACGGCGCCGGGCGGGCCGGGCAGACCGCGTCGCGCGGAACGGCCACCCCTCGGCCGGTCCCTCGAATCGCGCACCTCTGCGCGCGATACAGCCCCAACCGGCGTCGGCCTGTGGCACTCTGGATACGGCCGCCCCACCGGGCTCCCCCGTACCGGTGGGGCGGTTCTGTGTGCTCGCGCGCAGAGCGCTCCGCCACTGTGGCCACCGAGGACGATCACGAGCATTTCCAGCCGATACGGGCACGACTATGGCTCAAAACAGCCTTCCCGTGCATGAGTTGCGGCCCATCGGGCAGGCGCCTACACCTCATGGCCCACAACCTGAGGAGCGTGACGGGATGACCGTGCACACTGCACAGACCGCCGGTGCGGAACGAGCAGGTGCCGCCGACGGGCTTCCCTGGATCGAGGACGCGGGGCGGATCGCCCCGCAGGACGCGCGGAAGCTGTCGAAGCTCTTCTTCGACCGCTTGCAGGTGCTCGACGAGGGCACCTCCGAGTACCAGTACACCCGGAACACCCTCATCGAAATGAATCTGTCCCTCGTGCGGTTCGCCGCCGGCCGCTTCCGCAACCGGGGCAGCGGCGACATGGAGGACATCGTCCAGGTCGGCACCATCGGTCTCATCAAGGCCATCGACCGGTTCGACCTGTCCCGAGAGGTCGAGTTCACCTCGTTCGCCGTGCCTTACATCGTCGGCGAGATCAAGCGCTTCTTCCGGGACACCACCTGGTCCGTGCATGTGCCGCGGAGGCTCCAGGAGTTGCGGGTCGACCTCGCGAAGGCGAAGGAGGCCCTGGCCGCGGACCTCGACCGGGACCCCACGGTGCACGAACTCGCCGAGCGTCTCGGCCTCCCGGAGGAGGAGATCACCGAGGGCATCGTCGCGGCCAACGGCTACACGGCGGGATCGCTCGACATGCCGGCCGACACGGCGGACCAGGTGGGCCGCGCGGCGGGCAGGCGCACCTATGCGGACGTGCTGGGCGAACCCGACCCCGCCATGGAGACGGTGGAGAATCTCCAGACGCTCGCCCCGCTGCTCGGCGAGCTCGACCAGCGTGAGCGCCGCATCATCGACATGCGGTTCGGCCAGGAGATGACGCAGGCTCAGATCGGGGAGGGGCTGGGCATCTCGCAGATGCACGTCTCCCGGCTGCTCAGCCGCATCCTCCGCAAGCTGCGCAGCGGGATGCTCACACAGGACTGACGACAGGACTGACGCGCGGCAGCGGGACGGGCCGGCTCCGACAGCGGGGCCGGCCCTCGCGTCTGTTGCGGCAGCATTGCAGCTTCGTGGCCACGTGCGCGGCCTGCTTCCGTCCCGGCTCGGGCGGCCTCTACGGTCCGTAACCAGTACGCCGCCGCGTCGCCACCGTGCTCGCGCGGACATCTTCCGAACGACCGTGCGAGGTATTCCATGAGCCAGCCCGTCGACTCCGTCACCGCAGGCCACACCCCTGAGGACCACGACCGGCAGAACCCCGCGACGGCCTGGTCCTTCGAGACCAAGCAGATCCACTCCGGGGCGGTCCCCGACCCCACGACCGGTGCCCGGGCGGTTCCGATCTACCAGTCGACGTCCTTCGTGTTCAAGGACACCAAGCACGCGGCCGACCTGTTCTCGCTCGCCGAGCCCGGAAACATCTACACCCGGATCCACAACCCCACCCAGGACGTCCTGGAACAGCGGATCGCCGCGCTCGAAGGAGGAGTGGCGGCGGTCGCGGTCGCCTCCGGCCAGGCGGCCGAGACGCTCGCGCTCCTGACGCTGGCGGGCGCCGGGGATCACATCGTCGCCTCCGCCTCGCTGTACGGCGGTACGTACAACCTCTTCAGGCACACGCTTCCCCGGTTCGGCATCGAGGTGTCGTTCGTGGAGAACCCGGAGGACGCCGAGGCCTGGCAGGCGGCGATCCGGCCGAGCACCAAGGCCCTGTTCGCGGAGACGCTCGGCAATCCGCGCGGCGACGTCCTCGACATCCGGAAGGTGGCGGACACGGCGCACGCCGCGGGGATTCCGCTGATCGTCGACAACACCGTGCCCACGCCCTATCTCCTGCGGCCGCTGGAGCACGGCGCGGACATCGTGATCCACTCCGCGACGAAGTTCCTCGGCGGTCACGGCACCACGATCGGCGGTGTCGTCGTGGACGGCGGCACCTTCGACTTCGGCGCGCACGCCGAGCGCTTCCCGGACTTCCACACCCCGGACCCCAGCTACCACGGTCTGCGGTACTGGCCGGACCTCGGGCACGGCGCCTTCGCGGTGAAACTGCGGGTCCAGCTGCTGCGCGACCTCGGACCCGCCCTCGCACCGCACTCGGCCTTCCTGCTCCTCCAGGGAGTTGAGACGCTGAGCCTGCGCCTGGAGCGGCACACGTCCAACGCGCTGGAGCTCGCCCGCTGGCTGGAGGGCCGGGACGAGGTACTGGCGGTGCACTACGCCGGGCTCGAGTCGAGTCCCTGGTACGAGGCCGGACAGCGCTACCTGCCGCGCGGTGCCGGCGCGGTGCTCGCCTTCGAACTCCGGGACGGGGTGGAGGCCGGCAAGCGGTTCGTGGACGCGGTCGAACTGTTCAGCCATCTCGCCAACATCGGTGACGTACGGAGCCTGATCATCCACCCGGCGTCCACGACGCACAGCCAGCTGTCCGAGGAGCAGCTCATCGCCACGGGCGCCGCGGCGGGGCTGGTGCGGCTCTCCGTGGGTCTGGAGAACGTGGACGACCTCAAAGCGGATCTGGAGGCAGGGTTCCGCGCCGCGAAGGCGGCGTCCTGAACCGGGTCGTCGCGCCCCGCGCGCTCCCTCTCCCGCCGGCTGCCGGAGGCTGGCGGGAGGGGGATCCGCCCGGCCGCCGCTCGTGGGTGGCGCTCGACGCTCCGCTCGGGCTGGAGTCCGGTGCCACGCTCCCGGGTGTGCGGCTGGCGTACGAGGCCTGGGGCCGGCTCGCGCCGGACGGGGCGAACGCGGTGCTGGTCCTGCACGCTCTGACCGGTGACAGCCACGCGGCGGGCACCGCGGGCCCCGGGCATCCGTCAGCCGGATGGTGGGACGTGCTGATCGGCCCGGGCCGGGCACTGGACACCGACCGCTGGTACGTCGTCGCGCCGAATGTGCTGGGCGGCTGCCAGGGCAGCACCGGCCCGTCTTCCCGGCGGCCCGACGGCATCCCTTGGGGTGCCGCGTTCCCGTACCTGACGGTCCGTGACCAGGTGGCGGCGGAGGCACTGCTCGCCGATGCCCTGGGGATCGGCCGGTGGGCGGCCGTGATCGGCGGTTCGATGGGCGGGATGCGGGCGCTCGAATGGGCGGTGGGTTTCCCGGCCCGTACGGGATCCCTGCTGATGCTCGCCGCTCCCGCCGCGTCCTCGGCCGAACAGATCGCCTGGGGCAGCATGCAGACAGCCGCGATCCGGAGCGATCCGGGCTGGCGGGGAGGCTGCTACCACGACGCGCCGCCCGGCTCGGGCCCACACCAGGGGCTCGGCCTGGCCCGGCGTATCGCCCACGTCACGTATCGCAGCGAGGCCGAGCTGGGGGCGCGGTTCGGCCGCCGGGCGCAGCCCGGTGAGCTGCCCTCGCGGGGCGGGCGCTACCAGGTGGAGTCGTACCTCGACCATCACGCGGCCAAGCTGGTGCGCCGTTTCGACGCGGGCAGTTATGTGGCGCTCACCGAGGCGATGAACGCACACGACGTCGGCAGGGGACGCGGTGGTGTCGCCCGGGCCCTGCGCGGGGCGGACATGCCGGCCCTGATCGCGGGCATCGATTCCGACCGGCTGTATCCGCCTGCCCAGCAGGCGGAGCCGGCGGCGCTGCTGCCCGGCGCCGACCACCTCCGGATCATCGAATCCCCTTACGGGCACGACGGGTTCCTGATCGAGACCGCGCAGGTCGGCTCCCTCGTGAGGGAGTTGCTGCCCCCGGCCCGCTGACCTGGCCCTGCCCCGTTCTGCCGCCCGTTCGACCCGACACCTCTTCCCCCTGGAGCGCCCATGAGTTCCGTACCGCCGTCCGAAGCCTCGTACGACCGGAGGCGGATCCGCCAATGGACGCGTGGCCACGC includes:
- the metX gene encoding homoserine O-acetyltransferase MetX, with the translated sequence MNRVVAPRALPLPPAAGGWREGDPPGRRSWVALDAPLGLESGATLPGVRLAYEAWGRLAPDGANAVLVLHALTGDSHAAGTAGPGHPSAGWWDVLIGPGRALDTDRWYVVAPNVLGGCQGSTGPSSRRPDGIPWGAAFPYLTVRDQVAAEALLADALGIGRWAAVIGGSMGGMRALEWAVGFPARTGSLLMLAAPAASSAEQIAWGSMQTAAIRSDPGWRGGCYHDAPPGSGPHQGLGLARRIAHVTYRSEAELGARFGRRAQPGELPSRGGRYQVESYLDHHAAKLVRRFDAGSYVALTEAMNAHDVGRGRGGVARALRGADMPALIAGIDSDRLYPPAQQAEPAALLPGADHLRIIESPYGHDGFLIETAQVGSLVRELLPPAR
- a CDS encoding SigB/SigF/SigG family RNA polymerase sigma factor; amino-acid sequence: MTVHTAQTAGAERAGAADGLPWIEDAGRIAPQDARKLSKLFFDRLQVLDEGTSEYQYTRNTLIEMNLSLVRFAAGRFRNRGSGDMEDIVQVGTIGLIKAIDRFDLSREVEFTSFAVPYIVGEIKRFFRDTTWSVHVPRRLQELRVDLAKAKEALAADLDRDPTVHELAERLGLPEEEITEGIVAANGYTAGSLDMPADTADQVGRAAGRRTYADVLGEPDPAMETVENLQTLAPLLGELDQRERRIIDMRFGQEMTQAQIGEGLGISQMHVSRLLSRILRKLRSGMLTQD
- a CDS encoding bifunctional o-acetylhomoserine/o-acetylserine sulfhydrylase; amino-acid sequence: MSQPVDSVTAGHTPEDHDRQNPATAWSFETKQIHSGAVPDPTTGARAVPIYQSTSFVFKDTKHAADLFSLAEPGNIYTRIHNPTQDVLEQRIAALEGGVAAVAVASGQAAETLALLTLAGAGDHIVASASLYGGTYNLFRHTLPRFGIEVSFVENPEDAEAWQAAIRPSTKALFAETLGNPRGDVLDIRKVADTAHAAGIPLIVDNTVPTPYLLRPLEHGADIVIHSATKFLGGHGTTIGGVVVDGGTFDFGAHAERFPDFHTPDPSYHGLRYWPDLGHGAFAVKLRVQLLRDLGPALAPHSAFLLLQGVETLSLRLERHTSNALELARWLEGRDEVLAVHYAGLESSPWYEAGQRYLPRGAGAVLAFELRDGVEAGKRFVDAVELFSHLANIGDVRSLIIHPASTTHSQLSEEQLIATGAAAGLVRLSVGLENVDDLKADLEAGFRAAKAAS
- a CDS encoding PP2C family protein-serine/threonine phosphatase, coding for MVMGLRRPSAARRPPLPGADPEETAAGEARVGNWALALWVVLLTVVVVVLDALAGNDLPLVPLTVVLPALASVFCTVRQTAAVAVWVTLVVVGSRIASAGPFWDVVSLIGFTALASALGVVACAARIRHAVEVARLRSAVVALQRQILRPLPITTRQVCAHGLYEPMEEDRFVGGDIYEVVQSPHGTRVIIGDVQGKGLPAIGAGFAALGAFREAAVREPDLTAVAEAVEDAVVRHNVFSAETGETERFVTALLLGFDGGDRVQAVNCGHLPPRLLHDGTAAVVTLHRTSVPLGMADLSSEARAAEWLGFPPGAALMVFTDGVTEARDATGVFYPFDERLGEWVGRGPEQVLDALQADLQRFSGGVRRDDVAVLVLSRPTDGEHAATKCGSAAVSGSAKHRPHRS
- a CDS encoding GNAT family N-acetyltransferase, whose amino-acid sequence is MPEVTPLPVSPPTRQPASRAADPSSSRAPGPRTATAGAHPLDNPARASLTGPHALFAQRRGRILRYHPDVTPWLALPDAPDAQDWADVAALAGPGASVTLTAFREPPPADWEIVFQAEGVQLVDHSVDAAPDPEAVLLGPADVPEMLDLVERTRPGPFLPRTVELGTYLGIRRDGVLVAMAGERLHPPGWTEISGVCTDDSARGQGLASRLVGAVAHGIRERGETPFLHAAASNTSAIRLYESLGFALRRRTSFLSAITPAEAVPPADARTPDQGTGSLEHVGR